The DNA sequence GACCAGAGAGGCTGCGGGCCTGCAGAGCAGTGCGGGCGAGCTCCAGGGAGGGGTGCTGGAGCAGAGATCCCAGAGGCGCACAGTTAAGGCCTGAGGACACACAGCAGGCCtggggcccgggggcggggggagagtgGCCAGGAGGGTCACAGAGGTGATGTCCCCCAAGATGTGATTGCTCGGAGAGGGAGCCACAGGAAAGCCCTGCTGGGGTCTGAGCTGGCCTGCCAGGGGAGGGTGCCCCGAAGAGACACAAGCAGGATCTGAGAGGCAGTGGCGTAGACAGGGAGGCGGGCAGGTGGCCTTGGTCCAGCAGCCTTGGTCCGCTGAGACGGCTCACCAGGGGCCTGCTAGTACTGGGGCGGGCAGGGCACGGGGACGGTGAGGCTGCGGGCACGGGTACGCCCGAGAGAGGCTCCCACATCAGCCCGTggtcctgcctctcctccccagccACACAACCCCCTTCCAGGTCCCCCTCGCCAGACCTCTGCTCATCATTTCTCCCTGAAAAACGCCTCCCCAAGCTTAaactgccaccccccccccgagtcagtcccacctgcccacccccagggcccaggAAGATGCCAGGCGTGTGCAGATGCAGAGTAAATATCCACTGGAGGGATGAGGCAGCCGGTCACCCACAACCCAGGCGCGCTCTCCGGCAAGGTGGCCATGCCTTCTACTGGGGTCCCCGCCTGCCCGTGGCCCCCCGGGTTCTGGTGCCAGCCTATCACAGGGCCCTGAGTGAGGAGGGTCAGGGAAACGGGGTCACCCTACCTGGGAGGCTGAGATGCGCTGGCGCGGAGGGTAGAGGAGGAACAGCCCCAGCAGGTCCAGGGCCTGGGGAGACGCGTCGGGCAGCACCTCCTCCAGGGGCACAGGCGCCTGCTCCTTGAAGGAGATCTTGTTGTAGTCGGGCAGCTCCGTGATCTCCTAGGACCATGGTCATCAGTCCGTGCGGCCGTGGCCCACCTGCTCACCGgtcatcccaccccccacccccccacgtcTCAGGCATGTGCACAAAGTGCCAGTGTGCcggcaggaggggagggacaggaccCGGCTTCCTGCATCCAGCAGGGCAGGATGGGAGGAGCCGCCACGAGAGGCCAGAACAGtggtctggggggaggggagggggccagggaggTGTGGAGCCACAAGAGAAAAGGCACAGAGGGTGGTCCTAGCtgttggggggaagggaagacacCCGCCCCCACCCGTTCCCCGCTGGGAACCCCTGCAAACCGGCCAGACTTGAGGACTGGGGGTGCCCAGGATTCGAAGCACACAGCAAAGCTGCTCGATGTCATTCTCCCCAGGGAAGAGAGGGGATCCGTTCAACAATTCCCCCAGGATGCAGCCCACAGCCCTGCAGACACAGACCCAGACAGCTCAGAGATCTCCCCACACCAGTTCGATCGCCTCACACTATGACACAGATCTCCCCACACTGCACCCACACCCCATACTAGGGCCAAGGAACCACAGAACAGCACAGCGGCTTCGTACCTGAGGCTACAGACTCGTACACAAAACCCACAAGCCTAGAACACAGACCACGTCCCCCTCGCCAACAGCTCACTGGCCTCAACCCTAGAAAACATAGCAACCCCCTCAGTGGTTCTgagacttctcagagcctcagtttctgggACACGCAGCCACCGTCTCTCACTCCTCACTTTCTGGGACAGACCTCCAAAATAGCCCCTAAATCTCAAGTGCCTAGGCATGGACAAACCATCCTACCCAAATAAAGGCTCAGAGCCTTCACACCCAGGCATATGACCAACTCCTGCCTACCAGATTAGAGGATCCATGCCTTGAGCCTCAACTACCTCCCTGACTCCAGCCCAGATGCTTCCTGCTCCCATCACACCTGACCCCCACCCAAGTGAAAACTGACCCCAAACTCCTCAGAGACTTCCCAACGAGGGAAAACACCCCCAAGGCAACCTAGAGCTCACAGCACGAAGACGCCCCCAAATGGCTTAGCAACCCCACATTCCCCCGTGCCCAGCCCACAGAAGTCTCACCACAGGTCGACGCCCTGGTCATACTGGCGGGCACCATACAGGAGCTCCGGGGCTCGATACcacctgggaggagggggtgggcacAGCCAGCTCACTCGTCTGACGGAGGCTGCCCAGAAAGGTCACCCCCGCCCCACATCAGCCCCACAAGCAATGTCTGAACAGAAGGTCCAGAAGCATCTCAGCCCGGTGAGAAGGTTGGGGCCTGTCCTCTGCCAACTCCTGCCTGGGAACTGGCCCTCCCTACCTGGTGGCCACCTGGTGTGTGTAGAGGCGGCTGCCATCTGGGGAGAAGACCCGGGCCAGGCCAAAGTCTGCTATCTTGAGCTGGCCGGAGGCACTGATGAGCAGGTTGGCCGGTTTCAGGTCCTGAAGACACCAAAGGGGGCATCAGTTCCTCCACACCCCTGGAGGACCTTGGGGCAGGAGGATGGGGCAGGAGGATGTGGCAGGCTAAGCACCCGGGTcagcccaggccccaccctctCCAGGGCCACTGAGTCTGTGGTGTGGCCACACCACGGGTCCTGCCCCTCTGACCCCTCTTCAAGGGCTGGTCCGCAGGTCCCGCCGCAGCCCGTGCTGACACTGACCCGATGCACGATGTTGTTGGCGTGGCAGAATGCCACACCCTTGAGCAGCATCTGCAGGTAGCTCTTGACCTGTGCCTGGCCCAGGGGCCTCTGGGCGTGACGCACCACCTCGGCCAGATCCGACAGCATGTACTCGAaggccagcacaaagcctgcgcCGTGCGGGAACACGGCCTTCAACTGCACCACCTGCGGACAGGCATCCCGTCAGCCCTGGGACCCACATCACTCAGACCTGCTGGgggaccccagccccaccccagacagAGGACCAGGTGGGTGGGTGATGTGAGACCTGAGCTCAGAACCAGGGATGCGGAACCCCCAGTTGTTCCCCTCTCCAGAGAGAAGATGGTCCCCATCTAACActccactcactcactcaggGAAGAGGAGGTGGGAAGGTCACCCAGGGCAGTGACTGGGCATCCCCCCAGCCCAGGAACTGGAAAACCACCTGCagcgtccccccccaccccctgcccctcactcacacacacacaaacacagggCACAGGTCTCCTCTGGGCTCCTCTAGGGCCAGGAAACCCCAGCACCAGGAGAGCTGGACACACATCACATACACTTCCCAAGGGACCACAGGTCAGAGGGGCCAGGCTGCACAACACGGAGCAGGAGCAAGGCCTGGCAGGGCCTGtgctgtgctcacagcacagggAGACAGACAACTGAGCGAGCCAACGGCTGGGGTGTCCCGGTTCTGACGAGGACAGACAGAATAAATAGGGCGAGGGGAGTCGGTAAGGCAGGGATGCGGGAAGGAGCACAGACAGAGGAGCACCAAGCACAAAgccctgggggcagaggggacagtgaGGCAGCAGGAGGGACACGGGCATGTAGGGTCCTTTACGGGAAGGACGTTTGCCCTGTGCTGAGGCCCGGACGGTACCCGTCACAGGGGACGCTTCAGAGGTCATGTAGGATGAAGAGGGGCTGCAGCTCTCGGTGTGAAGAAAAGCCAGTGGGTTTTTCCAGCAGGGAAGTGAAGGGTTTCATCCACACTTTTGgacggtggggaggggagcaccaGCAAGGAAATGGCGCGATCATTCGGGTAGGAGATGAGGGCAgcctgggctccacgctggggcATCTGAAGGTGGGACCTCCAGGGCTGCTGACTCACAGGTGGAGGGCCCGTGTCACCCTCCCATGTATGGGCTGTGCGTGCAAGCCCGTGgaccttttttttgtttaattttcttaatgtttgtttatttttgaggggagggggaggagcagagagatggagacagagggtctgaagtaggctctaagctgagagcagcaagcccgtacgtggggcttgaactcacaaacctttagatcacaacctgagcgaagtcagacactcaaccgactgagccacccaggtgccctgagcccgTGGACTTTTATTGCTCGTTTTCAGACTTTGAAGATAGCACCCAATCTTTCCCCAGGTCACACACATATACTCAAACACacagaattataaagaaaaaacaacagaagaaaaacccTATCACCTACAATCAAACTTACAGCACATTCTAGCCGACTTTACAACAGACAGGGTACGTACAATCCCACACTCACATATAGGCACACATGTTTGTACAAAACTAGGGCGCATAGTTTATGTGTTTTACAAGCAGTTTACAAAGTGCTTCTGTTACATAGCCAACATGTCACGGACATCTCCAGAGGATAACAAGCAAGTCAGAGCAGGACAGGATACACCAGTCACCTGCCAGGGATGAGAGAGAGCACCGTGAAGAGCAACGGGGCTGGAGGGAAGTGCCCCTCCTCGCGTGCCCACAGTGCCTCCCAGCCCCATGGACCAAGCCTCGTGGGCCCTGCAGCCTCTGTCCATCTCCCCTGCAGCACTTAAATCATCAGAAGTCCGCTCAGGGCCAACGCCCAGCACAGGGTAGGGCCCATGAGAGGACCCAAGGTTAGAACGTCCTCGATCAGACCCTGACCAAAGCCTCCTGGGACCAGCCGAGCGCCCACAAGCTGGCAGAGGGGAGATCCTGAAATGGGCCTGGCTGAGCAGCGGAGAACTCAGAATGACAAATACCTGAAACAGTTAACCCAGCCTGTGACCAGAACAGAAGCTCAATGGGTGGCAGTGATCGTTATCATTAAATATCACTAAATGCTTTATGGAAAGAAGTCAGTGAAGAAGAGAATGAGTAAGGGAAGAAAATCAGTGGGTGAGAGGGATGAGTGAGGAGTGAAGTCGGTGGGTGGATGAGGTGGACAAGGGAAGGAGAGGCCCTCCAACCCCAGCCCCACTCACGTGCTGATTGTCCTCGATCTCCTGCAGGGCTTTGATCTCCCGCAAGGCCTGGTTGGGGATGCCATCCTCCAGCCGCCGCAGGGCCACTTTCTTGAGGGCCACGATCTCCCCAGTCTGTGCAGGACAGAACGCAGACACTGCCACCCATCCCAGGCTGGGAAAGGGGCCGCGGGGACGGGAAAGGCGCCACCTGGGTGGGACGCAGAGGCCCAGGGGCCTcatggggtgggaagggagggaaatcAGGTACAGCCCGGGACCAGCTGTCCCAGCGCCGCGCAAACAGCTAAGAGGCTTTCAGGCCACGCTCCTCGGGCACTCGCGGCATAGCTGCTGTGGCCTCGCGGGTGGGTGGGAAGCTTGCAACCCGGACGGCCCCCACTGATGGGGGCCAAAGTGGTGGGCGCACACCACGAAGCAGGGCGAGGAGGCAGGCGCAGCGGTGCACACGCGGGCAGGGGAAACGGTggcggggggtggcggggggtcGGGGGGGAGGGTCCCTCGGCCAGGAACGGCTGCAGGCGGAGATCCCACGGCCCCGCTCACCTCCACGTGCTTGGCCTTGAAGACGATGCCGTGCGCGCCCTCCCCGATGCGGCCCAGGATGCAGTACTGGTCCATGCAGACCCTCCGcacgccccgcccctccccgcggGAGCGACGCGGTTGCCTAGCAACGGGCTGCTTCCGGGAGCCGGACCGGGCGGCCGACCGGAGGTGGGGACGGTGTCCGGGCGTCGTCTGCGCCTTCGCCGGTTCCCCGCGGTCCGGCCGCAGCGCGCTTCATTCGGGGGAAGCCATCGTGCGCGGAGGGCGCCAGCGCCGGGGCGGGGAAACAATGGCGGACGGCTTCCCCTGCCCGCAGCTTCTGGACGTCACGTGACGTGCGACGCCAGGGACGCAGAGGGGGCGGGGCCGCATGGTCATGATaggcgggggccgggggaggggctaCGCGTCGGGGGCGGGGACTCCTGGTGACTGGGCGGGGCCAACTCCTCCCTAGCCGGCCAGGGTTCCCCAACCCTAGCTGGAGATGCCAGCTTCAAGCTTACTCAGGAGTCAGTGAGATAGGGAGCCCGGTTCAGGACCAAGTTGTGGAAGGAGCATCAAAGGGGCCTCCCTTCTGGACGGTCAGCTGGGACCTTTTAAAAAGTTCGAACTCTGACCAGGAAGCCCAAGTCTAAGGCTTCTCATGAGGAAACATTAGGAGGAAATTGCAGTGAGCGATTTTAAAGAAGTGTATACAAAGGATTTTGACAAAAAACACAAGTTGCTAAGTTAAACTTCGGAAAAGATGCGCGATCTCACCACGATAAAATAAATGCGAAATAATCTACAATTTTCCACCTATCAAATGGCTAAAGATCCCAGATCTAAAAGGCCAttagtcaggggcacctgggtggttcagtcggttaggtgtctgactttggctcaggccatgcggttcgtgggttcggcccccggttgggctctgtgctgacatatcagaacctggagcctgcttgggagtctgtgtctctgtctttctgcccctaccccactcgtgctctgtctctttgtctctgtctctctcaaaggtaaataaacatttaaaaaattaaataataataataaataaaaggccaGGGCTATGGGAAAACAGGAACTCTTACCCTTTGCTTGTGGGGCTGTAATTTGGCGATGCTGATCAAATGACAGATGCATATCCCCTTGGACCCAGCAAGTCCACTTCTAGAAATTCCCCCAACAGATGTACCGCACACAAGTAAAACGGCATGTGTAAAGTTACTCATTGTAGCATTGTTGGAACAGCAAAAACTGGAAACGTTCCAGACGTCCATCAATAGGAGACTAAGTGGCGGTATACCCTTCCAGTGGAATATGTGGCCTCAAAAATGAATGACGATGCTTGTTTATGTGCAGTAATAGGAAGACTTCTAACATACATTGTTTAGCTAAAAAGGCAAGATGCAGAACAGAACATAGTGTGCCACTAGCTATGTTAAGAAAAACATGTAACTAATGCTTGTTCGTCCATTATAAGGTTTCTGCAAAGATACTCAAGATTTCATGACTGCAGTTATCTGGTGGAGGGACTGGAAGGATTGGTAGGAGGTGAACTTTTCACTGGgcctttttgtattctttgttttgaaccatatcatttattaattttcaaaaaatgttttctggcTCAGAAGTTCAGTTCCACTTTTCTTCTAACAATTGCAGAAGAATGCCTTGATCTCCAAAGATGTTCATGCTGCTTGATAGCAGAGGCCGTGGCAGATGGTAAATAAGTAATGGGAGTGACTTAGAATGGAATACTTTATAGCTAGTACAAAGGGTGAGGATAAATACAGTGTGGCATGGGAAAAGGATGGTTTTCAAAAAATAGGACAGAGTCATTTGAAAAgtcatatgaagaaaaaaatgtatattgactcaaacctcacaccatacacaaaaattcattCCAGGTGTACTGCAAAACTAAATATGAAATGTAAGCAATGAAGCTTttagatgaaaacaaaatatcttaATGACTTTGGGTTAGgtagaaattttatttgtttacttattagCAGTTTTTCACTTCATTATTGCTCAAAGTCCATGGTCTACATCATTCTTGGTGTACattctatgaattttgacaaatgcataatgacacATACCCACCATTATGGtattatattatagtatatagtttcactgccctagaAATCCCCTGAGTTCATCCTACTCATATCTTTCCCCTCACCCCTGGCAAGCACCAGACTTTTTTACTGTTCTACAGTTTAGGCTTTTCCAGAAGGTCACggagttggaatcacacagtatgtagccttttcagagtggcttctttcacttagtaatatgcatttgattttcctttatgtctttatgtcttttcatggtttgatagctcaaTTTTTATTTcgttatttcaaaattattttaatttagaaatacaaaacatctggaggaaaaaaatgatagaaaaaccCAAAACATACAGGCAAATTTTTACTCCATGAGCTTCTTCAATTCTCACTTGTTTACCAATCCCCAAGATGAAAAACTCTTCTTAAAAGATATTCAGCCACCAACAATGATGTTATTGATAGGAATATGCATCGATTTCACACAAAAAAGCCAATGAATCCTATTATAGCCTATCTTATTGCTGTTGCCATGACAATCTTCTGGCATTCTTTCCTGTCGGGTGTAGTGCATCTTTTAACCAGTCAAACTGAGCCCTTCACAAACTGCCGACTTGGCTTTATGCACTCCATTACCTGATCCATGGTGCCTGCCTGCCAACACCTCAGTTGCCAAGGACATGTACACAAAAGTGGAGGAGCTCATCTCTTTTTAGCACGTCAGTAATATCCCACCGTCGGGATAGACCAAGGTTTACTTATCCGATCACCTACTGAAGGAAACCTATGTTGCTTTCAGGTTCTGGCAATTAGACATGAGATTCCCAGTCCTTTGGGTAGACGCCAAAACAGGAGAACAGTCGCTGAATTgaatggtaagagtatgttttttttgttttgtttttaaattttttttaacgtttatttatttttgagacagagagagacagagcatgaacgggggaggggcagagagagagggagacacagaaccggaagcaggctccaggctctgagcagtcagcccagagcccgacgcggggctccaacccacggaccacgagatcgtgacctgagctcgtgacccgagctgaagtcggccgcttaaccgactgagccacccaggcggccctaatTTCTAGAGCTTCAAAAATGTTGTTTCTGaccattttttccaggtttccTGTTGCTCTTGTGTTGGAGAGAAGTTTTGGGGGGCCTGATGAGTAAGCACACTGGAAGCAGGAAGGCAAGTCTTTCCTCCTCCGTGCTCCAGCATGGTCCACTGGCAGAGATTCATACCTATCATgacaggagggaaaggaaagggccAGATCAGCTGTCCACTGTCCGGAACAGGCAAGAAGGGTGAATTTGAAGCTGAGAAGCAACAAACTGACAAATCGGCAGAAGCTGCGTGGCTACAGAAGGGGACAAAGTAGCTTGACTTCAAAACAGTGAAGATGTGGTGAAAATCCCACAATCTTATCACTCAGAAAACAGTGCTATCGTTCTTTTACATTTATGAAACTTTGTACTAACTACGAGTATGTATTTCATGCGCATGTATAACACATTATAGGAGATACAACAGTTAAACGGACATTTGAAGCAATTAGGATACTATTTACATGTGGATACAGTACATCATTTACATGATATTATTCATATACTGcaacatggttttcttttctggatGACAGAAATTTCACAGCTGTTAATTGATTTGCCTAGAGCACCATAGCTGGgtttacagggtttttttttcttgtaattttaccATTCACTCACCTGCTACTATCTAAGGGGGATGGACAACCAAAGGGAGGAACTTGTTATTTCCAGCTGAGGAACTGGAGATAGTTCTATGAGGAAGGTGATACAATTGACTTGCATTTGAAGGGGGGCTCTACATGCCGTGGGATAATTTGAATAAAGATTAAAGAGCCCAGGTGTGGGGGTACAGGGTCTCAAGGTGGGCTGGGAGGTGAGGGGGTAATCAAGTGTGTGGGTaaggaatggaaggaaactgAGAAACTGGTGATAGAACCAGGTGTCTAAGACTGTGACCTCTTTGGAAGGAATGTAGACTTCTTCACCTTGTAGGGCAGGCAACATGGCCCCCACCTATCTGGCGTTTTCAGCTGGGGCTCTTTAACATAAAGACAGGTtagcaagagaaaaacattatATAGTGCAAGCAGCGAACATCGCATAGAGAAACCTCAAAAAAGTAACTCAGAAGCAGTCTGGCTTAGCACTCCAGCTTCTGTACCGTCTTCAATGAACAATAATAAATTTGCAGAGAAATGATAAGACAAGGGAGGATTTTAGGCTCCAAAGGCAGCAAACTGTGGGAAGGTAGAAACACGGAAGGAAACTACTGACATAAGGTTTTCTGCAGATTCCTCTGGTGCCATCACTGGCCTGATAAGTCTGTCTCCAGTAAAGGagaatttatttcctgcttttaggCAGTAAAGAGAGAGCTTTTTCTGGGTTCGCTGCTTCTCAATAtgcttcagctcaaaataatttttatgttaaggCATCAACCTTAAATATAAAAGAGCCAGTTATTTCACTAACAAAATGAGCTTATTTGGGGATAACAGAGGACTTGTAATTTGAAACATGCATGCTATGGTGAACCACAGGCAAATcagaagagacaaagggaaggtaAGCTTTTATTAGGTGTTAGAAAGAAATTGGGAAAGGTTGTTTTCAACAAAAGTTTACTGGGAAAGAATAGGAGTTCAAGGTTGTGGCAGTATCTCATTGACTGCAAACATTGTTTGCATTGTTGTTGGGGCAGGGAGAaatctatctatctttctcttccttctttccttcctctttctttcttccctctttctttctttctttctttctctctctctctttctttctttcctctctttctttctttctttgagaagatgagacacattggaccagatggatctaatgGACATATTacgaacattccatcctaaaacagtggAACACACTttcatttcaagtgcacatggaacattcttcagaatagatcccatgttaggtcacaaatcaagtctcaacaaattcagaaagacCGAAGCCATACCATGcgtcttttctgaccacaatgctatgaaactagaaatctaccacaagaaaacaggaaagaggacaaatatgtggaggttaaataacatgtaactaaacaatgaatgggtcaacagagaaatcaagagggaataaaaaaatacatgaagacaaatgaaattgAGAACATAATGGTCCagaatctttgggatgcagcaaaacctgttctaagaaggaaggatactgcaatccaggcctacctcaaaaagcaagaaaaatctcaaataagcaacctaccttacacctaaaggagctagaaaaataacaacaaacaaaactcaaagccagcagaaggaaggaaataataaaggttagagtagaaataaatgatatagaaactaagaaCACAGTAGAttagatcaataaaaccaaaagctggttcttgaaaagatcaacaaaatggataaacctttagccagactcatgaAAAAGAGGCACGGCAGGGGGAgtgagagaggactcaaataaataaaataaaaaatgaaagaggagaaataacaaccaacaccacagaaatacaattataagagaatgttaGGAGaaactacatgccaacaaattgggcaacctagaagaaatggataaattcctacaaatatCACCTACCAAAAtgggagcaggaagaaatagaaaatttgagcagactgATTACcaccaatgaaattgaatcagtaatcaaaaaattcccaacaaacaaatttcaggaccagatggcttcacaggtatattctaccaaacatttaaagaagcgTTAATTCtcatccttctcaaactattccaaaaatagaacaggaaggaaagcttccaaattcattcttagaggtcagcattaccctgataccaaaaccagataaagacaccactaagcaaacaaagaacaacaacaacaacaacaaaaaccccagaactacaggccaatatttctgatgaacatagatgcaaaaatcctcaacaaaatatgagcaaactgaacccaacagtacattaaaaacatcattcactaggtggcttagttggttaagtatctgactcttgatttcagctcaggtcttgatctcagggccaaaCCTcatgttgggcttcatgctgggaatggagcctactttaaaaaagaaaaaaaaaaaaaaaaactttggggatgcctggctggctcagtggatgaagcatatgactcttgatctcagtgttgtaagttagagccccatattgggtgtagagattacttaaaatcaatcaatcagtccaTCAATCATTCACTACAAtgaagtggaatttattcctgggttgcaagggtagttcaatattcacaaatcaatgtgatacattgcATCAATAagagaaggataaaaatcatataatcatttcaatagatgcataaaaaacatctggcaaagtacaacatccattcatgataaaaatcctcaataaagtAGGCTTAGagagaacatacttcaacataataaatgccCTATATAAAAAACCcagagctaacatcatcctcaatggagaaaaactgaaaactttccctctatgtcaggaacaagacaaagatgtccactcttgccacttttattcaacgtagtactggaagccctagccacagcaatcagacaagaaaaagaaataaaaggaatccaaattggtaaggaagaggtaaaactttcactgttggcagataacacacacacacacacacacacacacacacacacgcacacacacacacatatgtatatatacagagaaagagaaagaaaagagtccatgaaaaaactgttagaactgataaatgaattcaacaaagtcacaggatacaaaatcaatatacagaattctgttacatttctgtacactgatgatgaagtagcagaaagagaaattccaaTTAcgattacaccaaaaataataaaatacctgggaataaacttaaccagagaggtgaaagacctgtactcatAATAGgtgtggggattaaggagtgcacttgtgatgaccaCTGGCTGacatatggaagtgttgaatcactatattttacacctgcaGCTAacgtaacactgtatgttaactatactgga is a window from the Felis catus isolate Fca126 chromosome D4, F.catus_Fca126_mat1.0, whole genome shotgun sequence genome containing:
- the CDK20 gene encoding cyclin-dependent kinase 20 isoform X7 — translated: MDQYCILGRIGEGAHGIVFKAKHVETGEIVALKKVALRRLEDGIPNQALREIKALQEIEDNQHVVQLKAVFPHGAGFVLAFEYMLSDLAEVVRHAQRPLGQAQVKSYLQMLLKGVAFCHANNIVHRDLKPANLLISASGQLKIADFGLARVFSPDGSRLYTHQVATRWYRAPELLYGARQYDQGVDLWAVGCILGELLNGSPLFPGENDIEQLCCVLRILGTPSPQVWPEITELPDYNKISFKEQAPVPLEEVLPDASPQALDLLGLFLLYPPRQRISASQVWNEVSGTKELWRLPIWCF
- the CDK20 gene encoding cyclin-dependent kinase 20 isoform X4; translated protein: MDQYCILGRIGEGAHGIVFKAKHVETGEIVALKKVALRRLEDGIPNQALREIKALQEIEDNQHVVQLKAVFPHGAGFVLAFEYMLSDLAEVVRHAQRPLGQAQVKSYLQMLLKGVAFCHANNIVHRDLKPANLLISASGQLKIADFGLARVFSPDGSRLYTHQVATRWYRAPELLYGARQYDQGVDLWAVGCILGELLNGSPLFPGENDIEQLCCVLRILGTPSPQVWPEITELPDYNKISFKEQAPVPLEEVLPDASPQALDLLGLFLLYPPRQRISASQVWNEVSGTKELWRQLCLRRWSSCKTSQMTLGTQTWKEYYLCRSELEFRMECGRPEKDFICKAIAGHTGEIDELAYISTKECRFDGQEKSMVCTVSSDSTVRAWDVQEGTEIWSSPLQPAALVNVVTFPRLQLAITVDERGLIKVWGAENGWEQASFRLPTFSSALQACEHPEGPFLLFLLSSAFLPFLSLFQVPAMVQLRRS
- the CDK20 gene encoding cyclin-dependent kinase 20 isoform X5, whose amino-acid sequence is MDQYCILGRIGEGAHGIVFKAKHVETGEIVALKKVALRRLEDGIPNQALREIKALQEIEDNQHVVQLKAVFPHGAGFVLAFEYMLSDLAEVVRHAQRPLGQAQVKSYLQMLLKGVAFCHANNIVHRDLKPANLLISASGQLKIADFGLARVFSPDGSRLYTHQVATRWYRAPELLYGARQYDQGVDLWAVGCILGELLNGSPLFPGENDIEQLCCVLRILGTPSPQVWPEITELPDYNKISFKEQAPVPLEEVLPDASPQALDLLGLFLLYPPRQRISASQVWNEVSGTKELWRQLCLRRWSSCKTSQMTLGTQTWKEYYLCRSELEFRMECGRPEKDFICKAIAGHTGEIDELAYISTKECRFDGQEKSMVCTVSSDSTVRAWDVQEGTEIWSSPLQPAALVNVVTFPRLQLAITVDERGLIKVWGAENGWEQASFRLPTFSSALQACEHPEGPFLLEEVLVSVHKAYAQECSVLQWPEL
- the CDK20 gene encoding cyclin-dependent kinase 20 isoform X6, which codes for MDQYCILGRIGEGAHGIVFKAKHVETGEIVALKKVALRRLEDGIPNQALREIKALQEIEDNQHVVQLKAVFPHGAGFVLAFEYMLSDLAEVVRHAQRPLGQAQVKSYLQMLLKGVAFCHANNIVHRDLKPANLLISASGQLKIADFGLARVFSPDGSRLYTHQVATRWYRAPELLYGARQYDQGVDLWAVGCILGELLNGSPLFPGENDIEQLCCVLRILGTPSPQVWPEITELPDYNKISFKEQAPVPLEEVLPDASPQALDLLGLFLLYPPRQRISASQALLHQYFFTAPLPAHPSELPIPQRPGGPTPKAHPGPPHVHDFHVDRPLEESLLNPELIRPFIPEG
- the CDK20 gene encoding cyclin-dependent kinase 20 isoform X8, which gives rise to MDQYCILGRIGEGAHGIVFKAKHVETGEIVALKKVALRRLEDGIPNQALREIKALQEIEDNQHVVQLKAVFPHGAGFVLAFEYMLSDLAEVVRHAQRPLGQAQVKSYLQMLLKGVAFCHANNIVHRDLKPANLLISASGQLKIADFGLARVFSPDGSRLYTHQVATRWYRAPELLYGARQYDQGVDLWAVGCILGELLNGSPLFPGENDIEQLCCVLRILGTPSPQVWPEITELPDYNKISFKEQAPVPLEEVLPDASPQALDLLGLFLLYPPRQRISASQY